From the Rhizomicrobium palustre genome, the window AGTTGCGGCGACCACACGTCTCTCGGTTTTGCCGTATCGGCATCATAGGTCCCAATCCCAAGCGCCTCAGTCCCGAGCCGCCAGCGTGCATCCACCGCTTTCAAGTCACGCTCTCGTCGCGCCGCCACAATGGCGAGTCGCACCAGTTTGAGGCAGGACTGGATGAGCTGCTCTTCCTCCCGGGTGGGCGCCCGCGGCTCACGGTAGTAAAGGGCCAGCGTTGCAAGCACGCTACCGTCCCGATGCATAACTGGTGTCGACCAGCAGGCGTATAGGCCATGCGGTAAAGCCAGGTCTCGAAACGGCGCCCATAGAGGATCCGTCGCGATATCGGTCACGACAACAGGTTTTTTAAGGTAGGCAGCGGTCCCGCAAGATCCTATCTGTGGGCCAATCGGCACTCGCGTCAGGTGGGCGAGATAAGCCGGGGGCAGGCTGGGCGAAACCAGCGGGGTCAGATTTTCTCCGTCCGGGGTAACCGTCATGATCGAGCACAGCATGGCCGGGCAGGTGCTTTCGATCAGGGCTGCGACTGCACCCAAGGTTTCCTGCAACGACGCGCCATCGGACATCCCCTCCAGAATTTCATTCTGGACGGCAAGCAGGCGCTGCGCTGAAAAAAGTTCGTTCAGGATACGACTCCGCGAGGGGCAGTACGCGACCCAAACTAACGGTGCTTCGGTTACTAAAGTCAAAACTGGCCGTAATCTCGGCTTATCAAAATTCGCTCCAGTCATTTTGGGGCTGTAGGCGGGTGATTTGTACGACGTTCGTATCGCGAACCGGGGGAGGCGCGGCGGGGCGCCGGACGGACGCCGCTCCGGTTCGGAAAAACGCCATTTGCTGGGAAAGTGTCTGCGCCTCGCCTGCGAGCTGGCGGGCGGCATTGGTGGATTCACCTACCATCGCCGCGTTTTGCTGGGTGACCTGATCCATTTGGTTGACAGCTACGTTCACCTGCTCGATGCCGATGGCTTGCTGTTCGGCCGCTTGGGCCATTTCGCCGATCAGGCTGTTGATGCCCGTCACTTGTTCGGCGATCCTGGACAAGGCTTCGCCTGTGGCGCCCACCAGCTTGACGCCAGAGGCTACATGATCGCTGGCGGTCTGGATTAAGGTCTTGATCTGCTTTGCGGCTTCGCTCGAGCGTTGAGCCAGTGCGCGCACTTCGCTTGCCACTACGGCGAAACCTTTGCCCGCTTCTCCCGCGCGCGCCGCTTCCACGCCCGCGTTGAGCGCGAGGAGGTTGGTCTGGAACGCGATTTCGTCAATGACGCCGATAATCTCGGTGATCTCGCGCGAGGACTGGGAAATCGCGTCCATGGCGTCGATCGCGGTGTCGACCACCTGCGCGCCATTCTCGGCCGCGGCTTTGGCGGTCTTCACGCCAGAATGCGCGTCATGCGCATTGGCGGCGGTCTTTTTGACGGTAGCGGTGATCTCTTCCAGGGCGGCGGCGGTTTGCTCCAGGCTCGCCGCCTGTTGCTCGGTGCGGCGCGAGAAATTATCGGCAGAGCGTGAGATTTCTTCCGCGTTGCTGGTGATAGTCGTGGCTTCTGTACTCACGTTTTGGATGGTCTTTTGGAGATGATCCAGCGCATCGTTGAAGTGCTGACGCAGAGCTTCATAGCTTCCGCCAAGCGAATGATCGATCCGGGCCGTCAGATTGCCTTCCGACAGGTGCTTTAGGGCCTCGGTCACGGAGGCAACGACGTCTTCCTGCTGCAATTGAATGGCGGTGTAGTCCGTCATCCAGTCCACGACCTTCACAAGTTTTCCATTCAGGTCGTAGACTGGTGTGTAGTTATTTAAGACATAAATTTCGCGCCCCCCAGCGGCTTTACGCTTATATTGTTGCTGGACATATTCGCCGCGCGCCAGCCGGGCCCAATATTGGCGATAGTCGTCGCTGATGGCGGTTTCGGCATCCACAAATATGGAGTGGGGGCGCCCGATGCACTCGCTCTCGCAATAGCCCAGCATCTCCAGCGCAGACGGGTTCACCGAGAGAATAGTACCGTCCGGCTTGTATTCGATCACTTGGCGCGTGCGGTTCAGCCCGTCTAGTTTCCATTCAAACTCATTGAGCCGTTTCAAATCGGCATAAGCGGTTTTGATCCCGGCTATGCCTGCCAATGCGGTCAGCACGCCCACGACTGCTAGCTCGGTAGACGTGCCGTTTCCAGCTATGAAATGAAAGTAGATCAATGCCGCAAACGGCACAGCAAACGTGCACAGAACAAGCACTGTGCGCAGAACAGACGGCTTTGCAGCCATGAAATCATCCCCCCGAACGATTTCGCCGGAAACACACACGGCGAGTGGGAGAGTCTTGTCACGGCCAAGTTGATTTTGGTTTAATCAAACGAGGGTAAGAAGAAAATTGAGGGGTAGATTTCTCCGCCCCACAATTTTCTTAGCCGCAGCCGGAAGAGCTATTCAAATGTGTATGGTGGCCGCATCGGGCGGCTCAGCATGGCATTGGCTTCGTCGTCATTCTTGAAGCGCTCTTTCACTGGATCCCAAGTAAGGCGGCGCTTCAAATGCATGGCGATGAAGTGCAGCAGACAGGTCGAATTCGCGCGATGACCGATTTCGGCATCGGTTGCCATGGGCGCGCCTGTCAGAATCGCGCGCACCCAATCGGCATGTTGTTCGGGGCTGGCATGGAGATGGATTTCATTCGGGCCAATCACGCTATCCAAAATTTTCGGATCGGATGCCGCGAAAGAGGGCGGAGCCGCGACGGTCGATTTAGGATCGGAAGCTGTCGCGCTGCCGCTGCGGGCGACAAAGATCCAGCCTTTTTCGCCGATGAACTTTACCCCGTTCGGAAAATCACCTGAAATGTCCATGGTCACGCCATTGGCGTAGCGCGCATGGGTAAGGAATTTGCCATGCACATTCCAAAGCCCGCTTTTGGGGAACTCCGCTTCGCCCCAAATTTCGACCGGCCCTGAATGCTCCATATCCATCGCCCAATGGGCGGTGTCGACATGGTGTGAGCCCCAGCCGGTGATCATCCCGGCAGTGAATTGTTCGCAGCGCAGCCAGCCGGGGCGATCGAAGCTGTCCTGCGGATGCACGCGCATTTCTGTGTAATAGACTTCGGGTGTCGAGCCGAGCCAGGCATCGTAATTGAGATTTGGCGGTACGGGCTGCTGCGGTGCCTCGGGGCCGGACGGATCGCCGGGCAAGCCAATCTCGACATGTTTCAGCGCGCCGATACGGCCATTGCGGACGAGT encodes:
- a CDS encoding methyl-accepting chemotaxis protein, which translates into the protein MAAKPSVLRTVLVLCTFAVPFAALIYFHFIAGNGTSTELAVVGVLTALAGIAGIKTAYADLKRLNEFEWKLDGLNRTRQVIEYKPDGTILSVNPSALEMLGYCESECIGRPHSIFVDAETAISDDYRQYWARLARGEYVQQQYKRKAAGGREIYVLNNYTPVYDLNGKLVKVVDWMTDYTAIQLQQEDVVASVTEALKHLSEGNLTARIDHSLGGSYEALRQHFNDALDHLQKTIQNVSTEATTITSNAEEISRSADNFSRRTEQQAASLEQTAAALEEITATVKKTAANAHDAHSGVKTAKAAAENGAQVVDTAIDAMDAISQSSREITEIIGVIDEIAFQTNLLALNAGVEAARAGEAGKGFAVVASEVRALAQRSSEAAKQIKTLIQTASDHVASGVKLVGATGEALSRIAEQVTGINSLIGEMAQAAEQQAIGIEQVNVAVNQMDQVTQQNAAMVGESTNAARQLAGEAQTLSQQMAFFRTGAASVRRPAAPPPVRDTNVVQITRLQPQNDWSEF
- a CDS encoding Gfo/Idh/MocA family protein; this encodes MTSTLSRRGILKAGLALAAFPAIIPERAFGANARLNIGAIGVGRISRGHDLKEVFKISGAQVLAVCDVDSKRLALGKQLVDETYTSQSGKSWNATITYANYRELLANKDLDTVIISTPDHQHATLAVHAARAGKHIYLQKPAALTIAEGRIMADEVKKTGKLLQIGSQQRSDDPWPQFRKACELVRNGRIGALKHVEIGLPGDPSGPEAPQQPVPPNLNYDAWLGSTPEVYYTEMRVHPQDSFDRPGWLRCEQFTAGMITGWGSHHVDTAHWAMDMEHSGPVEIWGEAEFPKSGLWNVHGKFLTHARYANGVTMDISGDFPNGVKFIGEKGWIFVARSGSATASDPKSTVAAPPSFAASDPKILDSVIGPNEIHLHASPEQHADWVRAILTGAPMATDAEIGHRANSTCLLHFIAMHLKRRLTWDPVKERFKNDDEANAMLSRPMRPPYTFE